A region of the Mycobacterium sp. NBC_00419 genome:
CATTGCGTTGACGGCAACGCGCGCTCGGTCGCCAGTCCACCCCTCTGGATCCTTGACTGTCGAGACGAAGAACCCGCGCGACACTAGGAAGAGAACGTCGGCCAGCCATGGAGGCGCATCGACCTCGGACTCTTCGATCGTCCTGGCGATCGATGCATGGTCATCGTGGGCCTCGTCGACCAGCGCCTCCCATTGGTCGCTGGCGGGTTCCTCCTTGGCGAGGATCTCGTGCCACAGCCGGCGGATCGCGTCGTCATAGTCCTCCGTATCCAGAGTCCAATCCATAAGCGCGCGAAGACGATCCACGCCAGACTTCCGGTCGAGCACCTCCGCCACCGCGGCGTCCCACCTGGCACGAACATGCGATACCGCGTTGACCAGCAGCGCGGATCGACTGGGGACGTACTTCGTTATGACCGTCGTCGACCGACCCATGCGGGCGGCCACGGCTCGGATCGTGACGGAGCGCGGCCCCTCCTCGCGGGCCACATCGAGGGTGGCTTGGGCGATCTCCGTGAGACGTGCGCTCGTATCGATTTCGGGCGGCATAGTGCGACCTTAGCCCTTCCGCTTGACGAGACAACAGTGTTGTACAACAGTGTTGTCTTACCGTGACGGAGACAACGTCCTCATCCGAGCGCTCGGCTCGTCGGTGTCGCCATTAGGGGTCAAGGAGGAGACGTTCGCGTGAGTGAATTGCAGATCGTCCGTACCGTCGCCGAACCTGTCGGCGACAGCGCGACGGAGCACGCGGTTCCCATGAGAGACGGCACAGTCCTCGCGACGGACGTGTACCTGCCGTCCGGCGTCTCCCACGCACCGACGGTGCTCGTCCGCCTGCCGTACGACAAGAACAGTCGGTACGTGTTCTTCGACAAGATCGCTCGGCGATTCACCGACCGCGGCTATGCGATGGTCGTGCAGGACGTGCGTGGAAAGTTTCGGTCGCAAGGCCTGACGGAGCCATTCGACCACGAGGTCGAGGACGGGTACGACACCATTGACTGGATAGTGGCCCAAGACTGGAGCGACGGCGCGGTCGGCATGTTCGGCGACTCCTACTACGGCTTCACGCAGTGGGCCGCCGTGGTCTCCGCCCACCCAGCGCTCAAGGCGATCGTCCCGCGGGTGACGACCTACGAGTTGACCACAGTGAATCGTGGTGGCCTTGGCGGCTTCGGTCAACCCGTGCCGTGGATGGAGGGCGCCTACTACCTCGCAACTCACTGGATCGACCACGAGGCCTACGAATACGACCCGAACTACGACACCCGCCCCTTGACCGAAGCGTTCGAGGAGGCATTCGAGGCCATCGGCGCCCGATCCTCGTCGTTCGACTCGCAGACCCCAGTCCGGGTGGACAAGAAGGGACCGTTCGACCTCAAGCATCCACGCGATGCCAAACCCATCCCCGTCCTACAGACCGTCGGCTGGTTCGACAATCTGATGATCCCGCAGATGCGCGACGTGATGGAGTTGGAATCACTTCCCCAGTGGGCGGCAGTGCAATACGTCGAGGCCGGCTGCTTCGATCACGAGAACTACATCCTCGACCTGGCACCGATAACAAAAGAAGACGATCACGGCGTCAACGACGAGGCGTTGGAGCGGATGCTCGACCTCTACACGTCGCACGCACTGGACTTCCTCGACGTCTTCGTGCGGGGACTCAAGTCACCGGACACTCTCCCGAAGGTCCGTTGGGAACTCGGCCACGTGGGTTGGCAGACGTCGTCGCAGTGGCCGCCCCCCGAGGCAACCAAGCGAAGCTTTGATCTCTCCGGGTTGAGCAGCGCGGCCGGTGCAACCCCGGGCGGCCACCTGGTGGATGCCGGCGCGGGCGAGGCAGGAGAGGTCCAGTGGGGCTTCGATCCGGACAACCTGATTCCGTCGGCAGTCAAGAACTCCTTCGCCTTCCTTTTCGACTATCCAGATGAAAGTGCGACGGGCGACCGCGGGGACGTGCTGACATTCACTAGCCAGCGACTCACCGAACCACTCGACCTCGCTGGTCCGGTCGAGGTCGAAGCTCGCGTGTCGAGCACGGCTCCGACCGCCGACGTGTTCGTCAAGCTCCTCGACGTCGCCCCGGACGGCAGTGCGCACATGATCGTGCGCGGGCAGGTTCATCTCGACGACGCCCGATCTATTTCTCGGGCGCACGTCAACCTCGGCCACACCGGCTACCGACTTCGCCCGAATCACGCTCTCCGCATTCACATTTCGTCAAGCGATTTCCCGCTGTTCGTCCCGAACTCCGGCACCGACGAGAACCGGTGGACGGTTGTCGAGCCACGAGCATCCCAGCAGACGCTGCACGTCTCGGCCGACTGGCCGGCACGCCTGACCGTAACCGCACTACCGCTGGCCGTAACCGCACTACCGGAGGAACGTAACGATGCTTCGTAAGACGACTGCCTTGCTCACCGTCACCGCCGCGGCAATCTTCGTGGCAGGTTGCGGCGGCAACGGAAACTCAGGTGAGAACACCAAGGCGATGGAACCGCCCACGGATGCATCGGCCACGACGCCGCCGGGCAAGGGCCCCGTCGACTCGATCAACTGGGCGCTCTCCACCGGCGAGCCCACGACACTCGACCCTGTCAAGACCGGCGACTACTCACCCAACACCGTGCTGATGAACGTCTGCGAGCCCCTGCTGCGGATGAACGCCGACTACAGCACATCTCCCGGCCTCGCCGAGAGCTGGACGCAGACGCCGACCAGCATCGTCTACAAGCTTCGTCCCGGCGTGAAGTTCTCCAACGGCAAGACCATGACGGCCGACGACGTCGCCGGCAGCCTGAAGCGCAACATGGACCCGGCGACGGAGCCGATCAACGGTGACTTCTTCACGTCGGTGAAGTCGATCGAAGCAACCGGCCCGCTCGAGGTGACAGTGACGATGAGTAAGCCGGACATCCTCTTCGCCGAGGGCATGTCGACGGAGTTCGGCGACATCGTCGACGTGGCCGATGCGACCGCCGCCGGCGCCAGCTACGGCACCGCGAGCCACCCGCCGATCTGCACTGGTCCATACAAGGTGGCCAGTTGGAATGCCGGCTCGAGCATCACCCTCCAGGCGCGCGACGAATACTGGGATTCCAAGCTCCAGCCGATGGTCAAGACGGTCAACTTCAAGTTCCTCGAAGACACTTCGACCCTGACCAGCGCGCTGTTGTCCGGCGAGATCGACGGCACCTACGAGGCGCCCTCGACGAGCTTCGACACGCTCCAGAAGACCGACGCGGGCAAGCTGTACCTCGGCCCCAGCACCCAGGTCTTCAACCTGAGCCCCGCGAACCCGGAAACACCGATGGCCAAGACGGAGCTCGCGCAGGCACTGGATAAGGCGATCGACCGCGCGGCAATCGTCAAGAACGTATGGCACGGCGCAGGAACGGCCAACCGGGCGGTCATCCCACCCTCCTCCTTCGGCAAGGGCCCGGGCGCGGCCGTCTTCCAGAAGGCCTACGACGCCCTACCGGACAACTCCAGGCCCGACATCGAAGGCGCCAAGGCGCTCGTCGCGAAGGTCGGAGCGCCAACCAAGACCATGACCTTGGCACTGCCCGCCGGCGATCAGTCGCAGTTGCAGATCGCCACGTTCGTCCAGGCATCCGCGAAGTCGATCGGACTCAATTTCGACCTCAAGCAGATGCCTGCGACCGAGTTCTCCAGCTTGTTCTACGACGCCTCCAAGCGCAAGGACGTCGACCTCGTGCTCAGCGCGGGCTACGTCGAGGTTCCTGACCCACTGTCGTACGCGATCCTGCTGTTCCCCAAGGATGCGCTGTTCAACTGGACCGGCTTCGACAACCCCCAGGTGGACGCCGACATCGCGAAGGCGCGTGAGGCGACCGATCCGGCGGCCTCGGCACAGGCATACGTCGACGCACAGTCGATCTGGGAGGCACAAAAGCAGCGCGTTCCGATCGGCACGCCGTACGAGCGCCTGTTCATGAACAAGAGGATCACCGGTGCGCCGGCTTCATTCGCCTACATCAACATGCCGTGGGCGGCGATGATCGGGGCATCGTAGGTTGACGATCGTCCGCTTCGTCCTCAGACGGATCGTGGCGCTGGCCCTGACCCTCGTCGTCGCGAGCGTGGTGATCTACGGGCTGCTGTTCATCTCCCCTGGCGACCCTGCGACTCTGCTCGTCGGCGGCGGCAAGCCCAACCCGGAAGTCGTCGCGCGGATTCACCAGGAATACCACTTGGACGACCCGTTCTTCTCCCAGTACGGGCGGTGGGCAACGCAGATCCTGCGCGGTGACATGGGGCGCTCGATGGCCTACCGGGACGACGTTTCGCATCTGCTGCTGGGGCGGATCCCGAACACACTGCTACTGGTGCTGTTCGCAGGCGTGCTGATCGTGATCTTCGGCATCGGTGGCGGCACGCTCGCCGGTTTGCGCGGCGGTCGGGTCGAGACGGCGGTGACCGTTGGCAGCTCGGTGGCCATGGCCTTCCCGACCTTCGTCGTCGCGGTGTTCCTCATCGCCATCTTCTCGACCCAGCTCTCCTGGTTCCCAGTGTTTGGTGCCGGAGAGGGGCTCGGCGACAAGCTCTGGCACCTGACACTGCCCGCGATCTCACTGGCCTTGGCCTACATCGCGTGGGTGGCGCGGGTGACGCAGGTATCGGTGCGTGGTGAGCTCGGCTCCGAGCACGTCGACGCCGCCCGCAGTCGTGGGTTGCCCAATCGGTGGATCGTCCGACGCCACGTACTGCGTAACGCCTCACCACCAATCCTGGCAGTGTCGGGGCTGATGATCGCAGGTCTGTTTGCGGGGACCGCGGTGGCCGAGGAGGCATTCGGCATCGACGGGATCGGCTCGTTGCTCGTCGACAGCGCCGCCAAGCAGGACCTCGCCGTGGTTCAGATTCTCTCGCTGATGATGGTCGCCGCCTTCGTGGTGGTCAACACCGTGGTCGACGTCGTCAACGTCGCGCTTGACCCCCGCCAAGCTGTGCAGGGACGCACCTGATGAGCGCCATCGTCCTCGCCGGTTCCACCCGTGTCCGACGTGTCACCGGACGGCTGGGCTCCGCCAACCTTGCGTTCGCCGCGGCGGCGGTCATCGGTGTGCTGTTCATCCTGCTCGCCATCTTCGGGCCGCTCGTCGCACCGCACGACCCGACCGAGCTCGACCAACTCAACCTCTTCGCCGCTCCCTCGCCCGCCCATCTGCTCGGAACCGACGACACCGGCCGCGACCTGTTGTCCCGATTGATCTGTGGAGCGCGCCCGAGCCTTGCCGCCCCAGCGGTGGTGATGCTGCTGGCCGGAGCGGTCGGCACGCTGCTGGCCGTGTCCGCCGCATGGTTCGGCGGCTGGTGGGATGCGATCGTGGCGCGCTTTCTAGACTTGTTGTTCGGCTTCCCTGGACTGATCCTCGCGATCGTCGCCGCGGCCGTCTTCGGCAGCGGCCTCGTCGCGCCGGTGATCGCCCTGTCGATAGCCAACGTTCCCTACATCGCGCGCATCCTGCGCCCAGCCGCGCTGCGCGAACGCAACCTCCCCTACATCGAGGCACTCGTCGTGCAGGGCCAGTCGCCGTGGAAGATCTGCCTGCGTCACGTCGTGCCCAACCTTGGTCCGCTCATCGTCACCCAAATCGTCGTCGGCTTCGGCTACGCAATGCTCGACATCGCGGCGGTCTCCTTCCTCGGACTCGGCCTCCAGCCGCCCAGCCCGGAATGGGGACTCATGGTCGCCAACGGCAAGCCATCGATCGTCGATGGTCATCCCGCTCAGTCGCTCTATGCCGCGCTGACCATCGTGCTTGCGGTGGTGGCCTTCAACGTCATCGGCGAACGTGTCTCGCAGCAGCTCCTCTCGAAGGGGGCTCGATGACCTCGATGACTAGGCCCTTGCTCGAGGTCGACGCGTTGAGCGTCACACTCCCGATCGACGGCCGTCCTCAGACGGTCGTCAACGGGGTGTCGTTCTCCGTGGGAGCCGGCGAGGCGCTCGGCCTGGTGGGCGAATCAGGTTCGGGCAAATCGATGACCGCCCGAGCGATCATGCGACTTCTTCCCAAGGGCGCATCCACGCAGGGGGACGTTCGCTTCGACGGCACATCGGTTCCCGACATGGGCGCCAAGTCCTTACGCGAGTGGCGCTCGATGCGGGTGGCAATGGTGTTCCAGGACCCGCGAGCGCACATCAACCCCGTTCGCCCGATCGGCGACTTCCTGTGCGAGGTCCTCGTCGCCAACCGCAAGGTCGGACGCAAGGAAGCCGAGCGGCGCGCCGCGGATGCTCTGCGCACCGTGCACATCGCCGACGCCGAGCGGCGGCTACGCCAGTACTCCTACGAATTCTCCGGGGGTCTCTTGCAGCGGGTGATGATCGCCGCGGCGCTCATCGTGGAGCCGCAACTACTGCTCGCCGACGAGCCGACGACGGCGCTGGACGTGACCACCCAGGAAGAGGTGATGGCCATCATCGACGAGCTACGCCGCGACCGGCAGATGAGCATGGTCTTCATCACCCACGACCTGGAATTGGCTGCCGCCGTCTGCGATCGAACGGCGGTGATGTACGCCGGGCGGCTGGTCGAGGAACGAGCTTCCGACAGACTCCACAGCGACGGTGCGCATCCCTACACCCGCGCACTCCTGGGTGCCCGCCCGAGCCTCGACGTCGACGTTGAACGGGGAACGCTCGCAGCGATTCCCGGCAGGCCGCTGGCCGGCTACGAGGCACCCGACGGCTGCAGCTTCGCGGACCGCTGTCCGTACTGCCAGCCCCTCTGCCGCTCGGAGCGACCCGATCTCAAACCCGTTCACAATGGCGTGGCGGCATGCCATTTCGCCGAACAGATCGCCGACGGAACTGTGCTTGAAGGCGCGCCCCGTGCCTGAGACTCTGCTTGCCGTCGACGGGCTACGCAAGGCGTTCGGGCACCACGTCGCGGTTGCCGGCGCATCGTTCTCGGTGCCGGCGGGTGGTTCGCTGGCCATCGTGGGCGAGTCCGGCTCCGGTAAGACGACCGTCGCCCGGATGATCGCGGGGCTGGAGCGCCCGAGCGCGGGCACCATCACCGTCGAGGGCGTCGACCGACCCGATGGTCGGGTGTCGACGGCGCTGCGTCGCCGGTGGGCTCGGCAAATACAGATCGTGTTCCAGGACCCGTATGGATCGCTCGACAGGCGCCAGAGCGCGCGCGACTCGCTGCGAGAGATTCTCGACATACACGACTCGGAGCTCGGCGATCACGGCGTCGCCGCGCGAATCGAGGAACTGCTCGACCAAGTCGGCCTGGGCACGCGCCAAGCTGACGCGTCGCCGCGCGCCCTTTCAGGCGGTCAGCGTCAGCGCGTCGCGATCGCCCGCGCGCTTGCGGCCGATCCGCAGCTGTTGATTCTCGACGAAGCGGTCGCCGCACTCGACGTGTCCATTCAGGCGCAGATCCTCAACCTGCTCGCGCAGATCCGCCGTGACTCGGGCACGGCATTTCTCTTCATCACCCACGACTTGGCCGTCGCCCGGCACATCGCCGATGACGTGATCGTCATGCACCGTGGCGAGATCGTCGAGCGAGGCCCGATCGACGACGTACTACGGACACCCAGCGACGACTACACGAAGAGACTCATCGCGTCAGTCCCCCGACCGGGGTGGAAACCGCAGCGGAGAGAGCCGTCCCGCCGACAACCATGTCACACGTGAATGCGCTTGGCTTATTTGATGAGGTGCTGCCGGCGCCGTGATGCTTCCCGGTTAGGGTCCAACGTCACGAACGCGTGATGCTGGGATGTTCGGTTCTCGACACGTCCGGTTCAGCCCAGAACCGAGTCCACGACGGCCATGCCTCGGGCAGGGTCGGCCACTTGGCGAATACTCGGTAGTTGGTATCTCGGTTGAGCCCTGCTGGCAAGGTGTCGGAATCGCGGTACCAGAACAACAGCTGACGCCGCGCGATCAACCATTCGCCGTCGCGCCGCTCGTAATCGTCGTGATAGGACAACGGGATTCCGCGCGCAGATCCGGTGAATGAATTAACTATATACGCGTCTTCCGTCATGCGATCAAGCGTCCAACAGGTGGCCGGATGCACTCTCCCCCCGCCCTCGCGAGCGAACACCGCTGACCAGGCGCCGCGCTTCGATCGCGGTGAGCCGGAATAGCAGGCGGGGCTACCTGCGTTGCCCTGGTCCATGAGAGCTTTCACAGACCAGGAACGGCAGCAGTTTCTCGGCGACAAGCATGTCGGTGTGTTGTCGGTGGCGGCCGACAACGGGCGCCCGCCCGCCAGCGTTCCAATCTGGTACGACTACACGGCCGACGGTCACATCCGGATCAACACCGGTGCATCGTCGCGCAAGGCTCGGCTCATCGAAGAGGCCGGTGTGGTCACGCTGGTTGTCCAACGCGAGGACCCTCCATACCAGTACGTCGTTGTGGAGGGCACCGTCGTGGATGCCACGACACCGGCGCCGCTGGACGTGCGCGAAGCCATCGCGATTCGCTACCTCGGTGCTGAAGCCGGCCGGGCGTTTGTAGCAGGAATGGGTGATGTGGCGAGCGTGCTCTTCACGGTGCGACCGGATCGTTGGATCAGCGCGGACTATTCCGACGGCGAGTAAGCGTAAACCGCCACCCCAACGGCGATGTAGCAATCTGCTACGCTCGTATCAGTTTGCTACATCGGAGGTGTGTCATGGCGCAGGCCGCTGACCGGGTGACCCGGGTCGCCGTGGATCTGATGGAGAGCGCCGCGGATGAGGGCGCTCGGCAGAGCCGCTCGGCCAAGCAACAGCTTGATCACTGGGCTCGGATCGGCCGGGCGGTATCAGGCCAGCACAGCGCAGCGCGCCGCAAGGTCGAGGCTGCCTTGGCGGGCGAGCTCGCGTTGCGTGAGCTCGGCACCGAAGAGGCAGTGGTCTTCAACGCCGAGATCTCCGCCGCGATCGAGGAGAGTTTGGCCACCACTGACTACGGAGCGGTGCTGGCCGCCCGCGGTGTCACCACCGTCGCCCTGGACGAGAACGGTCAGATCGTGCAGTACCACCACGACGGCAGCACCTCGTTGCTCCACAAGGCGTGATGTCGGCGCTGCAGTGCACTGTTGACGCCGCGCGATGAAACGTCTCGACCTCATTGTCGGATCCAACGGCGCCGGTAAATCGACGTTCGTGGAGTTGACCCTCGCGCCGCTGCTACCGGGCAGTGTGTTCGTCAACGCCGACGAGATCGCCACACGACGCTGGCCGGCTGATCCGGTCGCCCATGCCTACGACGCCGCCCGCCTCGCCGCGGCGACCCGCGACAAGCTGATCGAGACCGGCGAGTCGTTCCTCGCCGAGACGGTCTTTTCGCATCCCTCCAAGCTTGAACTGCTCGGGGCGGCCCACTCGGCCGGCTACACCGTCGTGCTCCACGCGGTATTGGTGCCCGAAGAGCTTGCGGTGCAGCGTGTTCGGCACCGTGTGGCCGCAGGAGGACACGCCGTGCCCGAAGACAAGATTCGGGAACGGTATCAACGGTTGTGGGACCTGGTCACCCAGGCAGCGGCCCGCGCCGACCAAGCGACGTTCTACGACAACAGCACTCGGAAAGGCCCCCAAATCGTGGCCCAGCTGCACGGGGGTTTCCTCGTCGGCTCGCCTGCGTGGCCGGCCTGGACGCCACAGGAACTGACCCGCCGTTGGCCCACCAGTGATTCCCTTCGGCCGTAAGGCCCTAGAGCTCATCGAGAAAGCGGCTGCGCACCTCAGGCGAGGGCACCGGACAGGTGTCGTATTGACCGCCGATGCGGTAGCGGAACGTGGCGAAGCGGTCGTAGAGCCAGTCGCGGATCCGGGGCGGTATCGCGTACGCGGCCAGCGTGAGCTTCCAGTAGCCACCGAGATAGTCGGCCAGCCGCAACAGGGCTGCGGCGCGTACTTCCACCGTCTCGTTGGCCTGGCCCACGTTGCGGACGAAGACCGCCGAGTCCACCCCCATTGCCTGCGGGTGGCGAGCAAGCACCGCGCGAGCGAAATCGCTGTCGAGCGCGGCGAACTGCAACGTGCCGCGACGGTCGAACCGCAACACGGTGCGCACGGCGCTGTTGCAGACGCCGCAGACGCCGTCATACAGCAGAACCGGCGCGCGTGGCGTGCCGGGCTCTGTGCTCATGTCATCCATCATGGCAAAGCGACCGCCGCGGGCGCCATGACCGGCCGTTGAGTTCGGATACGCTGCCGCAACACAGCGCGGCTAGCGTTGAGCCGAACACGTGTCGAGAGGAGGGGGCCATGAGCACGCCAACCCGGGCTACCTACCGCACGATGGCCGAGGGCACTGCGGAAGACTACGCGCTCATCGACGCCGCGGAAGCGGCGAACAATGCCGGGCTCGTCGATCGAGTCCTGGCCCTGGTCGAAGCCCTCGCCGACGGCCAGCAGGCCTATCCGATCACCCGGTTGGAGCACTCGCTACAGTCGGCAACCCGCGCCTTCGACGACGGGCGACCCGTCGAGTACGTCGTCGCCGCGCTCCTGCACGACATCGGCGACACCTACGCGCCCCACGCTCACGGTGCCTTCGCATCGGCCGTCATCGCCCCCTACGTTTCCGAACGCATCGCGTGGATCGTCAAGGTGCATCCCGAGTTTCAGCAGTATTACTACGCCCCTCATATGGGTGGTGTCCGGGATGCCCGAGACAGGTACCGCGGCCACGCCTGGTTCGACGATTGCGTCGAGTTCTGCGAAAACTACGACCAGAACTGCTTCGACGCCGATTTCGAGCACCGGCCGCTGGAATTCTTCCGCCCGATGGTCGAGGAGGTCTTCGCCCGCGAGCCGTGGACTGCCAGCCCGGGGTGACGCCTTCCGGCCGTGTGTGGTCAGTTGCCGGGGTCCACCTCAGCGGCTGTCTGCACCACGGGTGCCGCCGCGACCGGGCCGCCGAGCTTGCCCGCCACGAAGTCGGCCGCCTGATCGGTCATTCCGTTGCTCTTGTAAGCGCTGTGCGCTGAGCGGTCCAGACCGCCCGGGTAGCACACCGGATCACCCGCAGCGCACAGCTGGATCGTCTTGCCGGCGTACAGGTCACCGATGCTGATCGGCGGCGCACTGCGGTCAGCCAGCCCGAGGAACCAGTCGTCCGGCGTGCCGAACAGGGCCACGGCGGCAACGTGCGAGGCGACCGACGCCGGCATCGGGCCGGAGATGCCGGCCGGCAGTGCGTATCCGGCCGGCACAGTGCTCGCCGTCGTGTATCCGGCGACCGCGGCCCCCTGGGAGTAGCCGCCCAGCACGATCTTGGTCGACGGGCATTCGGTGCTGATCGCCTGGATCTTGTTGGTGGCGTCGGCGACGCCGTCGACGGCCTGCCCGAAGTTCAGCGACGCCGGGTAGTTCACCCCGTACGCCTGGACCGTTCGTCCCGGCAACCGTGCGCTCAGCGCGTCGACGAAGGACTGGCCGGTGGCACCAACCCCGGGAGCCTCGAACGTTCCGCGGGCGAAGACCACCTCGACAGCGGCGCACGAGTCGTCGGCGGCGTTGGCAGTGGCCGCGGGCCCGGCGACAACCGCGGCCGTGGCCAGAGCGGTGAAGATGGCGGCCTGCGCGGCCTTGGCTGTGCCGGTCAGCAATGATGCCTTCATCAGATGTCCCCGTCCTTGGGTCTGCTCTGCCATCGCTTCTGTTCAGAGGTGGCACTGCCTGCTACAAGTCCGATGCCTGAGCTGGGATTCCGCCGTTGTCAAGTGATCTATCTCACCGGAGAAAAGACCGCTCTCGGGGATGGTCGAACGGCTGTGAAGCGTTGCCCGCGGCTCCCCCGCCTCAGACGATTCCGCACCGGCCGGCAACCGCGCCCGCCTAGGATCGCGGGATTGCACCGCTGAAAATGATGAGGCTGTGGTGATCTCTCGAACGCGCTCACTCCTGGTGATGCTGCTGACCCTGTTGTTGGCATCGGCGGCCCTGGCCGTTGGTGGCTCCGGGCTCGGCAACGCCGAACCAGGTGCAGGTGGCTATCCGTTTTCGTGCAGCTGGGATTCGCTGACATCTGACTTCGCCGGGCGCGACCAGCTGCCGCAGTCCCCCGTGGCTGCCGACCAGTGGTACACCACCACGGCCGACGGGCGCTACAAGAACAGTGGATGGGGACCCGCGGCCAACACCTTGCCGCCGCCGGTCATCCCCCAGGACTCCGGCTGTGACCCCACCACCTGGAAGCAGGAGCGGGTACTCGCGGTCGCGATGCGCTACATCAACACCCCCGACAACCCGCTGGGTCTGCAATACCGCCACCACCACATTCCGGGCTGGGACCCACCGACGTCGACGTATTCCGGTGACGCCGAAGAGAATCCGGACAGCGACGCTTCATCCGGCACCACCGCATGGGATGCCGGGCGTGGGCTGGACTGCTCGAATTTCACCGCCTGGGTGTACAACTACGGCTTGGGCATCAAGTTCGGTGGTGACGTCCGCAAGCAGTTCGCCGGCAGCGCAGGCCCGATGGGCAGCCGTATCCCCGGCGAAGGACCGTTCCAGCTCGGAGACCTGATCTTTCTGCATCCCAACGGAAACCCAAGCGCGGCTTCCCATGTCGTGATCTACATCGACGACCAACACATCATCGACAGCCGCGTCAACGCCCAGAACGTCCCCGGGGTCCAGATCCGTAACCGGTCAGGTTGGTACCGGGAGGCCGTTCTGGGCGCCTGGCGACCCATCGGGTGACGTGGTCAGGACTGCTGCTGCTGGCCCAAGGTGACCTGCGCGGTGCGCGACGAACCCGACGGGTCGTCGTAGGTCAGGGCGACGGTATCGCCCGGCGCCTTGGAGCCGATCGCCGCGACGAGCGCCTCGGGGCCGTCGATCACCTGGTCGTCGACCTTGGTGACCACCGAGCCCTTTTCGAGGCCGGCCTGCGCGGCGGCGCTGCCCTGGACCACTCCGGCGATCGCTGCGCCGTGCCCGCTGTCGTCGGAGCTGAGCTTCACGCCCAGCGAGGCGCGCTGCACGGTCCCGGTCGAGACCAGTTCGTCGGCGATCCGCTTGGCCTGATCCACCGGGATCGCGAAGCCCAAACCGATCGAACCCGCCTGCGCCCCAGGCGAATCCTGGCCACCGCCCATGGAGGCGATCGCGGAGTTCACTCCGATCAGGTTGCCGCTCATGTCGACCAGCGCCCCGCCGGAGTTACCCGGATTGATCGCCGCGTCGGTCTGGATCGCGCTCATCACCGAATGCTGGCCGGTCTGTTCGTCGCCGGTGGCCACCGGCCGGTTCAGCGCGCTGATGATCCCGGTGGTCACCGTGCCCTGAAGGCCCAGCGGTGAACCGATCGCCACCACGTTCTGGCCGACCTTCAGGTCCTTCGAGGAGCCGATGCTGACCGGGGTGAGGTTGTCCAGACCCTGGACGCGCACCACCGCGATGTCATCGGCCGGGTCGGTGCCCACGACGGCAAAGGGCGCGGTACGGCCGTCCGACAGCGTGACCGTGGCCTGCGCTCGACCTCCGTCGCCCGCTGCGGCGACGACATGGTTGTTGGTCAGGATCAGCCCGTCGGAACTGAGGATGATGCCCGAACCTTCTTCGCGGGCCTGACCACTGTCGATCTGGATCTTCACCACACTGGGCAGTACCTTGGCCGAGACCTCTTCGACCGACCCGGGCGCGCTGACCGCGGCAGGCTGGCCCTGGGCCGCCGGCGCGGGCTGGTGGACGGCGACCGGCGCAGGCTCGGTGGCATTGGGTACCGAGTGGCTGGAATTGCCGACGACGGCTGCGGTAGCTGCGGCCCCGACGGCCATGGCGACGACCGCTGTCCCGGCGACCAGGACGGCAGCGCCCACTCCCCT
Encoded here:
- a CDS encoding thiol-disulfide oxidoreductase DCC family protein yields the protein MSTEPGTPRAPVLLYDGVCGVCNSAVRTVLRFDRRGTLQFAALDSDFARAVLARHPQAMGVDSAVFVRNVGQANETVEVRAAALLRLADYLGGYWKLTLAAYAIPPRIRDWLYDRFATFRYRIGGQYDTCPVPSPEVRSRFLDEL
- a CDS encoding pyridoxamine 5'-phosphate oxidase family protein yields the protein MRAFTDQERQQFLGDKHVGVLSVAADNGRPPASVPIWYDYTADGHIRINTGASSRKARLIEEAGVVTLVVQREDPPYQYVVVEGTVVDATTPAPLDVREAIAIRYLGAEAGRAFVAGMGDVASVLFTVRPDRWISADYSDGE
- a CDS encoding zeta toxin family protein — protein: MKRLDLIVGSNGAGKSTFVELTLAPLLPGSVFVNADEIATRRWPADPVAHAYDAARLAAATRDKLIETGESFLAETVFSHPSKLELLGAAHSAGYTVVLHAVLVPEELAVQRVRHRVAAGGHAVPEDKIRERYQRLWDLVTQAAARADQATFYDNSTRKGPQIVAQLHGGFLVGSPAWPAWTPQELTRRWPTSDSLRP
- a CDS encoding HD domain-containing protein, with product MSTPTRATYRTMAEGTAEDYALIDAAEAANNAGLVDRVLALVEALADGQQAYPITRLEHSLQSATRAFDDGRPVEYVVAALLHDIGDTYAPHAHGAFASAVIAPYVSERIAWIVKVHPEFQQYYYAPHMGGVRDARDRYRGHAWFDDCVEFCENYDQNCFDADFEHRPLEFFRPMVEEVFAREPWTASPG
- a CDS encoding ABC transporter ATP-binding protein, yielding MPETLLAVDGLRKAFGHHVAVAGASFSVPAGGSLAIVGESGSGKTTVARMIAGLERPSAGTITVEGVDRPDGRVSTALRRRWARQIQIVFQDPYGSLDRRQSARDSLREILDIHDSELGDHGVAARIEELLDQVGLGTRQADASPRALSGGQRQRVAIARALAADPQLLILDEAVAALDVSIQAQILNLLAQIRRDSGTAFLFITHDLAVARHIADDVIVMHRGEIVERGPIDDVLRTPSDDYTKRLIASVPRPGWKPQRREPSRRQPCHT
- a CDS encoding TA system antitoxin ParD family protein; its protein translation is MAQAADRVTRVAVDLMESAADEGARQSRSAKQQLDHWARIGRAVSGQHSAARRKVEAALAGELALRELGTEEAVVFNAEISAAIEESLATTDYGAVLAARGVTTVALDENGQIVQYHHDGSTSLLHKA
- a CDS encoding ABC transporter ATP-binding protein encodes the protein MTSMTRPLLEVDALSVTLPIDGRPQTVVNGVSFSVGAGEALGLVGESGSGKSMTARAIMRLLPKGASTQGDVRFDGTSVPDMGAKSLREWRSMRVAMVFQDPRAHINPVRPIGDFLCEVLVANRKVGRKEAERRAADALRTVHIADAERRLRQYSYEFSGGLLQRVMIAAALIVEPQLLLADEPTTALDVTTQEEVMAIIDELRRDRQMSMVFITHDLELAAAVCDRTAVMYAGRLVEERASDRLHSDGAHPYTRALLGARPSLDVDVERGTLAAIPGRPLAGYEAPDGCSFADRCPYCQPLCRSERPDLKPVHNGVAACHFAEQIADGTVLEGAPRA
- a CDS encoding cutinase family protein — translated: MKASLLTGTAKAAQAAIFTALATAAVVAGPAATANAADDSCAAVEVVFARGTFEAPGVGATGQSFVDALSARLPGRTVQAYGVNYPASLNFGQAVDGVADATNKIQAISTECPSTKIVLGGYSQGAAVAGYTTASTVPAGYALPAGISGPMPASVASHVAAVALFGTPDDWFLGLADRSAPPISIGDLYAGKTIQLCAAGDPVCYPGGLDRSAHSAYKSNGMTDQAADFVAGKLGGPVAAAPVVQTAAEVDPGN